The Lolium rigidum isolate FL_2022 chromosome 2, APGP_CSIRO_Lrig_0.1, whole genome shotgun sequence genomic interval CCTCTAGTGAACCCCCATCTTGCAAGCGGATCAAAACCTCTAGTGGAACCCCAGGTTGCCGGCACAGAAGTGAAGAAGGACGATTAACATGTGTAGTTACTCACTTTGATCTGGCCAAAACAAGATAGCTCTCACTTATTTGTATGTGTGATCGTATTATAACTAAGAAATAATTGCTGTAAGAATGTATATTTCTGGCAATGGTTTGCTGAGTGTTCCCACGGTTCTCTTTCCAGCGTGAATTATTTGTCCGTTCTTTCTGCGTGCTCTGATTTGTCTAATGATGGGTATTACTGTCAATCTCAAAGTGCAAAGTTCCAATTGGAGTGATTCAAATATGTCTTCTTCCAGAACTCACATGCATGCCCAACCTGACAGCAACTTGGGCAGTCATCCATATGACCTGAGTCATGTGTTACAGGAGAAATACTGAAGTTCAGAAGTGATCCAAGTCCATAGTATCACTTCAACCCTGCAGCGAACAAGACTGCATCTAGCCTTCACGCTGATGTTACTTTTTCGTCCCTTATGCTCATGTAAAATCTGAAGTCCTGATATTATTGTTTGTCTTGAGATAATGCATGGCCACTTTCATAATTTACTTACAAAGTATAGCCAGATACCACCTAGCTAATTTGCTGGATACATTGTACAAAAGTAGGAATATAATGTAGCAGCTAGACCCAGTTGGCAGCCATCCTTTACTCTTCTTAAGCTACATGATCATAACCTTATGAATGTCTCTGAAACGTAAAACATCTAGCGGATCACTTGTGCATGACCTGCTTATTGTTTTTTACCCGCAATTGTCTTTGGGCTTAGCCTCTGAAGCACTTATGCGTTTGCATTAACTCCTTTCTTTGTAGGGTGCAAGAGGTGAATCAGAACCTCTAGTGAACCCCCATCTTGCAAGCGAATCAAAGCCTCTAGTGGGACCCCAGACATGCGCAATCCAATCGAAACAAGATAACTCtcagaggtcgtttggtatccatcatttgggtctggaattctggaattcattttggaattccataggtgggctgtttggttgccacagaattgtgctgtcatttcatttaggaattctagcaaaatgactccatgggtaaacatgattccaagctgaaacctgtcatttgcaattctctatggaagcctctacacattcaatattgaattctgctgtcatttgcaattcctgtggcaaccaaacaagtgtatatttctgaaattacaatgtaaatgaaatgaatacatgtattcattttaaaatgctacaaacgaaatgaaagcctggcttccaaacgacctcCATATTTCTATTTGTGATTGCATCATAACTAAGAAATATTTGATGTAAGAATGTATATCTGTGGCAATGAATCGCTGAATGTTCCCACGGTTCTCTTTCCAGAGCATGAGTTATATGTTCTTTCTGTGTCCTGACCTGACCTGTCTGACTCCATACAATCATACATATGGCTTCAGTCGGCACATATGGCTTCAGTCGGCTGTTACAGGAGAAACAGAAACACTTCAGCGCAGAAGTGATCTAAGCCCAGATCACTTCACATACTCTAGTATGGCTTCAGTCGGCTGTTAGAGGAGAAACAGAAACACTTCAGCACAGACAGAAGTGATCTAAGTCGAGATCACTTCACATACTCTAGAACAGCATAGAAAGGGTCCAGGTAGAGTGCCCTGAATCCGGTGAACCCGGCGATGAGGCCGAGCTGCCGGAACTCCTCCTCGGACCGCTCCCTCCCCTGGGTCCGGTAGGTGGCCATGACAAAGATGTCGACCTCCAGAAGCGCCCTTGTCCTTGTACTGGTATCTGTTGTCTCCGGCACAAGGGGCTCACAGGCGATAAGCTTCCCGCCCTCCGGCAGCACCTTGTGGCAGTTTTTGAGGATCGCCGTGCACTCGTCATTGGTGCATCCCCCGAGTACCCACTGGAGGAAGAAAAACAAGATGGCAATCAAATGAAATCTTGCTTGATTTCGACGGTATGTGGCAAGGTGTTTGATCGCAGGAGAATCATTCGACACATACCTTGATGAAGATGGCGTCGCCGGAGGGGATAGAATTGAACATGTCACCACCAACATGCCTTACTCCTGTGAAAACAATCCATTCGCAAGCATCTCCATTGTTAGTAGTATGAAATATACATGTCTTGGTCCTACGAATTTATATAGCTGTCCAGCAAAAAATGTGCCCATCATTTCATTTTAGCAGATTAAACAGAGACAAAATAGACTGAAAGTCCTGAGAGGTACAATTGCTTTCGATGGTCTCACCGGCgatgggcggggcggcggcgacgacgtcggGCAGGTCGAAGTTGACGCCCTCCCGGATGGTGGGCACCCTCCTCATGATCATCTCCAAGCAAGCTCCAGAGCTTCCCCCGACATCCACGAGCGTCTCCACGCCCTCGAACCCGCCGCCATAGCCATCCAGCAGCGCCTCCATGAACGGCTCCGAGACCCCCGTCATGGCGCGCAGCATCACCTCGTTCGCCTCCCTGTTCTGGCCGTAGTACGCGTAGGCCGGGACGCCGCCGTTGGCGCGGGCGAAGGGCTCGGGTCCCGCGGGGTCCAGCACGGCGTCGTGGAGCCGCGGCCACGCCAGCACCAGCGCGTCCTGGTGGTGCTGGAGGACGTAGTCGGCGTAGGACGCTCCCGAGGGGCCCGTGGGGACGAGGGTGCGGCCCACGGCGGTGAGCGCGTACCGCCgctcgccggcggtggcggcgtgggaGCTGGGGCTGGTGTGCTCGGAGAAGACGCCGCGAGAGGTGAGCAGGCGGAGCAGGCGCTCGAGGACGGAGGGGTCCGGGTGGTCCggcgggaggagggcggcggccgggaggggcGCGTTGGCGCCGCCCGCCCATATGGTGGCCGGCACGCCGAGGCGGATGACGGCGGTCAGGGCCATCGGGACCGAGATCATGTTGGCCAGCTCCATCATCGCGAGACGCGCTTCCGCCGGCGAGAGGTCATCGACGGCGGGGTTGGGCTCGGCTGCTGGCAACGACATTTTCGTTGAGCTGGATTGGTCGAGTGAGGGGAGACGCCCGCGTGCCTGTGTGACGTGTACTACGTCCCAcaagatatcattgtttgtttgtGACATTAGTAAGTTCATTTACAAAGTACTTTATATTCTACTAAACTACACGAAGATAACAAAAGTGTAGATGTGAATAGTTATTTTCAAATCACCAAAACATATaaatttttgttatttttatctaGCACAAAATAAAAGGAATTTCGGGGTTGAGATTTTTGTATGATTGTGAGATCCTTCGGCGGGCGCCTTGGGCCTGGGCTTGGCTCCACCACGGGGCGGCTCGCGGGAGTTGTGCCAGGTGGACAAGATGGTCCAGATCTTTGTGGGTGCGTCAGATTGCTAATGTCTCTAGTGACAGATGAACCTACGACGGTGGCGCCCGCGGGCATCGtaacccttgttgaaggcgtcaatGACGCAGTTCAAGTTCCCGCCCATATCGCTCCAGGGGAAACCTAAGATCCGGTTTCCGGGTCAAATGTTGGCAGCGCTTACCGTTGATTTCTCTCCTAGGACAACATGTGGGAGTTGGACCTGACTTGTGAGACCAGCGGAAGATGCTGGTGTTCGAGATGGTGGAGTGGCGTGCCATCTATCCCATCATCGACGATGGATCTCGGCGGCGTGATGCAGCTGGGTCACGGCGGCATATGTGTATTGATGGGCGAGGGCAGGGTAGAGGCGTTGTCTATCATCGTGGCGGTGTCAACAACAGGCTTGGCATGAGTCTTGGATCTCTACCCTGAAGATGGACCATCAGTCGGTGGCGGTGACGGATTCAAAAGTGAGTGCAAGACGTGCTCACCGAGGGTCTGCTAGACCAGACTATTGCTCCTATCTTCGGCACAGGGTGACTCGTTGATGCCTGTTTTTTTTTACGTCAAAGCCTTGAAATGTTGCTTCACCAATTGTCGGGTTTGTAGGTTTTGAGTGGTGGTTTCGGGTTTtgtgatgtactccctccgttctgaaatactctgctttataggcctaaaatttatTCTGAAATACTCTGCATTCTAGGCCTAAattttgttctgaaatactctacatctagcttttagtcaacaagaaTACGGAAAATGAAGTGTTCCTCCTTTATCTATATTGGATGTTactattttcaatgtagcttggattggatGTTACCAatttaagtagtactaataaatgcactactaatttgtctgattttttctagaatgtagactaaagtACGGAGGAAGTACACTTTGGAAGTCTTTGTTGAATAAAATCTAAATAACCTCCCTATGCATCTCTTTGATGCAAAAGATGGGTCCCATCCACTATTTCAAAAAAAAGATTCACTATGATCTGGTCCAAACAAGATAGCTCTCACTTAGTTGTATGTGTGATCGCATCATAACTAAGAAATAATTGCTGACAATGGATTGCTGATTGTTCCAACGGTTCTCATTCCAGCGTCAGTAATTTGTGCCTGTTCTTTCTATGTGCTCTGATTTGTCTAATGATGGGTATTACTGTTGATTTCAACTTGAGAAGTTCCAATTAGAATGATTCAAAGATATGTCTTGTTCTAGAACTGAAATGCACGCCCAACCTGACAGCAACTTGGGCAGACATACATATTCCGTATGACCTGAGTCATCTATTACAGGAGAAATACTAAAGCACAGAAGTGATCCAAGCTCATAGCATCACTTGACATACTCCAGGACGGCGTAGAAAGGGTCCAGGTAAAGTGCCCTgaagccggtgaacccggcggtgaGGCCAAGCTGCCGGAACTCCTCCTCGGACCGCTCCCTCCCCTGTGTCCGGTACGTTGTCATGACGAAGATGTCATTCTCCAGCAGCGCCCTCGTCCTCGTGCTAGTGTCGGTCGTCTCCGGCACCACCGGCTCGCAGGCGATGAGCTTCCCGCCCTCCGGCAGCGCCTTGTGGCAGTTCTTCAGGATCGCCGTGCACTCGTCGTTGGTCCACGTCGTTAGGACCCACTGGAGGAAGACGAGAGAAAAAAGTGGGGATATAAATCTTGCTTCATTTAGACAGTTTTTCAGGAGGTGTTTGGTTCTAGCTGGGAAATTCAGGACATACATACCTTCATGAAGATGGCGTCGCCGGAGGGGATGGACTTGAACATGTCTCCACCAACGTGCCTTACTCCTGTGAAAAAGGTTATTTGGAAGCATCTACATTGTTAGTATGTCTTGGTCCTACGAATTTAAATGCAGTATAACAACAAACAAAGGCAAAACACTGTGCCCATCATCTCatttattcattttagcaatttaGGTAGGGACAAGACAAAATGGGCGGAAAATCCTGTGAGCTGGAGCTGCTTTCTCTGACGAGCACTTCGCTCTGAAGCCTGGAACAGGTAAAAAACTTCTGAACCCAAGATGGTAAGCATGGTTTGATTGACCACAAAACTGTGATCTGAAACCTCGATGTCAGACTCCTCTACTGCTGATGTTGATGCCCAAAGAAACAGCGAATTTCCTTCAAAGTTTCTATTGTGTGGCACTGGTAAATCTATGGTGTGTGTGTGCACCTCGTGCCCCACCTGTTCGCGATCTGCGCATTTCTCGTGACCCACATGCGCCATGTCTACTTTGTTGGTTGGTGGCGAGACACTGTTCTTGCGATCGATCTTGTGGCTACTCGTGAGGCATTGTCATTGTCAGTTGTTGTATTTGTACTACGTGCCGATTAGTTTGCTAGTTTCAACCACCGGATCATCAGGAATATCTCATGAGCAATTCATAGAGTAGGGGGTGGTCGATGGTCTTACCGGCaatgggcggcgcggcggcgacgacgtcggGGAGGTCGAAGTTGACGCCCTCCCGGATGGTGGGCACGCTGCGCATGATCATCTCGAGGCAAGCCCCAGAGCTGCCCCCGACGTCCACTAGCGTGGCCACGCCCTCGAACCCGCCGCCGTAGCCGTCCAGCAGCGCCTCCATGAACGGCTCGGACACCCCCGTCATGGCGCGCAGCATCACCTCGTTCGCCTCCCGGTCCTGGCCGTAGTATGCGTAGGCtggcacgccgccgtgggcgcgcGCGAAGGGCTCGGGCCCCGCGGGGTCGAGCACGGCGTCGCGGAGCCGCGGCCAGGCGAGCACCAGCGCGTCCTGGTGGTGCTGGAGGACGTAGTCGGCGTAGGACGCGCCGGAGGGGCCCGTGGGGACCAGGGTGCGGCCGACGGCGGTGAGCGCGTACCGCCGGGCGTGGGAGGTGCCGGGGGTGGCGTGCTCGGAGAAGACGCCGCGGGAGGCGAGCAGGCGGAGGAGGCGCTCGAGGACGGACGGGTCTGGGTGGCCCgcggggaggagggcggcggccgggaggggcGCGTTGGCGCCGCCCGCCCAGATGGCGGCCGGCACGCCGAGGCGGATGACGGCG includes:
- the LOC124688842 gene encoding nicotinate N-methyltransferase 1-like, giving the protein MSLPAAEPNPAVDDLSPAEARLAMMELANMISVPMALTAVIRLGVPATIWAGGANAPLPAAALLPPDHPDPSVLERLLRLLTSRGVFSEHTSPSSHAATAGERRYALTAVGRTLVPTGPSGASYADYVLQHHQDALVLAWPRLHDAVLDPAGPEPFARANGGVPAYAYYGQNREANEVMLRAMTGVSEPFMEALLDGYGGGFEGVETLVDVGGSSGACLEMIMRRVPTIREGVNFDLPDVVAAAPPIAGVRHVGGDMFNSIPSGDAIFIKWVLGGCTNDECTAILKNCHKVLPEGGKLIACEPLVPETTDTSTRTRALLEVDIFVMATYRTQGRERSEEEFRQLGLIAGFTGFRALYLDPFYAVLEYVK
- the LOC124688843 gene encoding nicotinate N-methyltransferase 1-like, producing MSSPAAEPASAAADLSPAEARLAMMELANMISVPMALTAVIRLGVPAAIWAGGANAPLPAAALLPAGHPDPSVLERLLRLLASRGVFSEHATPGTSHARRYALTAVGRTLVPTGPSGASYADYVLQHHQDALVLAWPRLRDAVLDPAGPEPFARAHGGVPAYAYYGQDREANEVMLRAMTGVSEPFMEALLDGYGGGFEGVATLVDVGGSSGACLEMIMRSVPTIREGVNFDLPDVVAAAPPIAGVRHVGGDMFKSIPSGDAIFMKWVLTTWTNDECTAILKNCHKALPEGGKLIACEPVVPETTDTSTRTRALLENDIFVMTTYRTQGRERSEEEFRQLGLTAGFTGFRALYLDPFYAVLEYVK